In one Plasmodium falciparum 3D7 genome assembly, chromosome: 14 genomic region, the following are encoded:
- a CDS encoding glycerophosphodiester phosphodiesterase, with translation MIYFLLFICIVSLLKTIEMSSPSASIVGHRGCGSSTAGGISRYPENSLFSFKKALDENVDGVELDVWLTKDNQVIVLHGTEDGLLGHTLLCNKDCENKNIEELNLDEIQKYHFKEPWILNHGKTFNENNYELNNNQKKYSSLTEQEKLEKENEYENFDKAYINLEEHEDIEKLINEKFLNNFYNLNNKNNYEEPINDTEYIEKEKKLFEEYNLDTNINTEEDYINSIKCSHCKDIYKKYMMPKTHYHLKKKQLLFKFISMFYHVPLLENLLNLYKNKLTYDIELKGNKEDLGLYILNILQNYKDYKFKFSSFNWLLQYNDIQEKIHKQENNNSFNYEAYPFYNVDRIDLLKVLRNNKLNIPVALLFSDDEIMPDINTILYTMKYYNAQWAHFSFRLKKNSIVVHSNPSNITIPIEDFIKIFHNNNKKIMIYWGTEDNDKADDIFSYLKLDADSLCPNDIVLAKYVLQGIKENDTI, from the coding sequence atgatatattttttgctttttatttgtatcgTTTCCCTTCTTAAAACGATCGAAATGAGTTCTCCTAGTGCATCAATCGTTGGTCATAGAGGGTGTGGTTCGAGTACAGCTGGTGGTATATCTCGATATCCTGAGAATTCTCTGTTCTCTTTTAAAAAAGCTTTAGACGAAAATGTTGACGGAGTAGAATTGGACGTATGGCTAACGAAAGATAATCAAGTTATTGTATTGCATGGAACTGAAGATGGATTACTTGGTCATActttattatgtaataaagattgtgaaaataaaaacattgaAGAATTAAATTTAGATGAGATACAAAAATATCATTTTAAAGAACCATGGATATTAAACCATGGAAAAAcatttaatgaaaataattacgAATTAAACAATAATcagaaaaaatattcttcCTTAACAGAACaagaaaaattagaaaaagaaaatgaatatgaaaattttgataaagcttatattaatttagaaGAACATGAAGatatagaaaaattaataaatgagaaatttttaaataatttttacaacctcaataataaaaataattatgaggAACCTATTAATGATACcgaatatattgaaaaagagaaaaaactTTTTGAGGAATATAACCttgatacaaatataaatactgaAGAAGACTATATAAATTCTATAAAATGTTCACATTGTaaagatatttataaaaaatatatgatgcCCAAAACTCattatcatttaaaaaaaaaacaattattattCAAATTCATTTCTATGTTTTATCATGTACCCTTATtagaaaatttattaaacctttataaaaataaattaacttATGATATTGAACTTAAAGGTAACAAAGAAGATCTGGgactttatatattaaatattttacaaaattataaagattataaatttaaattcaGTTCATTTAATTGGCTCTTacaatataatgatattcaAGAAAAAATACACAAGCAAGAAAATAACAACAGTTTTAATTACGAAGCCTACCCATTTTATAATGTAGATAGAATTGACTTATTAAAAgttttaagaaataataaacttAATATTCCTGTAGCACTTCTTTTCTCAGATGATGAAATCATGCCAGATATAAATACTATATTATACactatgaaatattataatgcTCAATGGGCACATTTTTCATTTagacttaaaaaaaattccatAGTTGTTCATAGTAATCCATCAAATATAACTATACCTATAGaagattttattaaaatatttcataataataataaaaaaattatgatatattggGGTACAGAAGATAATGACAAAGCAGATGATATCTTTTCTTACTTAAAACTAGATGCAGATTCTTTATGTCCAAATGATATTGTACTAGCCAAATATGTTTTGCAAGGTATAAAAGAAAACGacacaatataa
- a CDS encoding pentatricopeptide repeat domain-containing protein, putative: MKLTYYYYAFCIIKVIASLRLDSYKKQNVFFLKAFFKNVINIKKERKKNLVNSFFYVGRRNKIPIKYSNNEFYNIHNENYDNTKYYNNNNNTNDYDKKDNNVGKRKYSRKNMLYMNSSEKDNFLNENILKKKSSEKEIEQSLTPLNMDWVKVMNLIYSSNDIDATTLAFNAAMSAVEKKGCLSTMLDLIGTMKSKNIKPDLVSYKLVLSLCDKYHLVDTAEILFEEMIESDKINPNYEIYAIMISCYAKTGNGYKAIELFEKLRNDPFVEEMRSLNITNTNDNKENSNDLQTSIIHNNMEDNNNNNNNNDNNIYDDKFKHISNKIKNVENCSGKIQYSEYANVIYACNISNLYEQGIKYFEELLKSGKYMPSIFVFENIFDLLSKNGDYEKSLEYYNNLKNDPNFKKNINVNILNNLLKALSIHNKINVAEDIWNNEFDELLLTPNNLSYQILLKIYSHIDNYEKAFKLFKEMQVNKLLNNKNILPFIYTIESTKNCGIYNYAIYVLRVAKLLNFKANDLLMLYNNTMISCINSKKYDVIISLYAELINMQQKDTSFQININTLTFVLLAFKELNMKQDFINLKNIIIQRNYKLPPLCSKIFSETENY, from the coding sequence ATGaaattaacatattattactatgcATTTTGCATAATAAAGGTGATTGCTTCCTTAAGGTTGGATAGTTATAAAAAGCaaaatgttttctttttgaaggcgttttttaaaaatgtgataaatataaaaaaagaaagaaagaaaaatttggttaattcctttttttatgttggaagaagaaataaaataccAATTAAATATTCGAATAatgaattttataatatacataatgaaaattatgataatacaaaatattataataataataataatactaatgattatgataaaaaagataataatgtaGGGAAGAGGAAATATTCAAGAAAAAATATGCTTTATATGAATAGTTCGGAGAAAGATAATTTCTTAAAtgagaatatattaaaaaagaaatcgaGTGAAAAAGAAATTGAACAAAGTCTTACACCATTAAATATGGATTGGGTAAAGGTaatgaatttaatatattcaagtAATGATATTGATGCAACAACATTAGCATTTAATGCAGCTATGTCAGCagtagaaaaaaaaggatgtTTATCAACAATGTTAGATTTAATTGGGACAatgaaaagtaaaaatatcaAACCTGATTTAGTATCATATAAGCTAGTTTTAAGTTTATGTGATAAATATCATTTAGTAGATACAGcagaaatattatttgaagaAATGATAGAAAGTGACAAAATTAATCCcaattatgaaatatatgcTATTATGATAAGTTGTTATGCAAAAACGGGAAATGGATATAAGGCTATTGAactttttgaaaaattaagAAATGATCCATTTGTTGAAGAAATGAGATCAttgaatataacaaataCTAATGATAATAAGGAAAATTCAAATGATTTACAAACATCTataattcataataatatggaagataataataataataataataataatgataataatatatatgatgataaatttaaacatatcagtaataaaataaaaaatgtagaaaatTGTTCAGGTAAAATCCAATATAGCGAATATGCTAATGTTATTTATGCATGTAATATTTCGAATTTATATGAACAaggaattaaatattttgaagaattattaaaaagtgGAAAATATATGCCAtccatttttgtttttgaaaatatatttgatttattaAGCAAAAATGGAGATTATGAAAAATCAttagaatattataataatttaaaaaatgatcctaattttaaaaaaaatattaatgttaatattttaaataacttATTAAAAGCTTTaagtatacataataaaattaatgttGCTGAAGATATTTGGAATAATGAATTTGATGAATTATTACTTACACCAAATAATTTGTCTTATCAAATAttgttaaaaatttatagtCACATagataattatgaaaaagcTTTCAAATTATTCAAAGAAATGCAAGTCaacaaattattaaataataaaaatatattaccatttatatatacaatcgAATCTACTAAAAATTGTggcatatataattatgctATTTATGTATTAAGAGTTGCCAAACTATTAAATTTTAAAGCAAATGATCTActaatgttatataataatacaatgaTATCATGTATTAACTCCAAAAAATATGATGTTATTATATCCTTATATGctgaattaataaatatgcaACAAAAAGATACATCTTTCCAAATCAATATTAATACACTCACTTTTGTTCTTCTAGCttttaaagaattaaatatgaAACAAGATTTTATTAAtctgaaaaatattattattcaaagaaattataaactGCCCCCACTATGCTCAAAAATATTTAGCGAAACggaaaattattaa
- a CDS encoding WD repeat-containing protein 65, putative, which yields MMYTFEKKEEERYLTKAIYAYGINKNIYNPFYILDDNSIFYCVGTNGVLHSIIEKKQKFLLSHESSYGIICLGISFDKKLLALGEKSVNKPYISIFSNGTHKLIKRLTLDISDNGSRIMNICFSSKNKYIYCITNANTKSLFLCYDWLKEKLMFSKIFPFSLFSNICEICINPHNSSYIALLSIGILKNVIDIDPINDEEKTEECVSMDNDKKKKDRKKEDVKNKDNYNVNCNNNNNNIDINSIDNMDDTSSNNEVRNIFLYHNVDKNLDDIVIKNKKLEKIDNNFTNCCWLNDGILLLINKNNYIIFYDVKKEKLKIYNKHVSSKEIIKVISMTKGFAVFDNYFIYVYEKSSDLSMSLCYLLKYYVRFNYNILYNSYCLFSPCEKMLYFLEKDGNIKRYDVAKRKVAFVNNEKVNYESLRNKTNMKEDLKTTKKEFDDTNLINNNNNNNKNNNYDKINCTSYIHNSCNGSFSGDENGKEEDHFDLETVVYNIGSSKINDFDVCLKHPLIILCYDDNMIRILNYRKKEVVLENSFNNEPLHLSIHCSGHLLMVAFTDKLRIFHILYNKLKIKKEFFLKNCSCCKYSNGGNFMAVSKISTIYIYKTYTYELLYVLKSHVNYISDIIWSSNDFSIFSIGQDGYFFEYSLYNNGNKMIEVLQKEKKFLCIDLEFLDDMNKKNVNGEGNNLDKKQKKYDNEYKSLNNLTSNEIKNIYISSDDKTIKQFCNSKMECVLECEYIINKILLYKNKFLIATYHNGYFSRIRFYTLPLSGIYLEIPCHILNCVNLKFDINMELLFSCSKDGSIYIFSIEKVENAFIFSQNMKNNHVDTNKNIYPNGNKYNLHDQNDTINLYQHNNNDNKTNETHADDMKKKRDILNNDDIDKINKIENKKKNVHMNNGEDNNNNNRDDDLKNGSENMKNNYNNSNNSHIFNSPIQHNDGGGHHDHLTSPKELCLSDLNNDSFKNDDNKNVNLSKEQMKLLQNNILLYDLSNKINYSLNEEEKDNEEILIDFFYVQKKNKEYLELEKKINNLKNQMDLEMKNKESIYKNELKKLKKEKNLEIKNLMKINKSLVKEKEKMENTCKESLYELEEKHTYFVNQLNSQFYLTNKISEEKFLKVQEEFNLYKKNSTTEILELKNQHQIQIKELQREKDEQVQKKEDYLQNCILKYDNLQKEKEQYIKQMEEEVDEEILMITKKYENEIDQLKKDKYDLMGKFKLYEHIESELKENIQEEKDKFIKNNITAKRLHENIDNLKVDLSNLKDNIARKEKEIESKNSEIMNLNKKNEELEKVKIVLTQKIKNLESNLSPKESEIKVMREKIDEMAKSFENNHKKRVNLQIEINEYKMKIKFLHDDLLNYNKTIMNYEKILKNLQDHIKECYLHLHDKKIFNSSFLNLYNKFHKVNDVQNYDAKNVFSEYIRQKEYLENMIEVLKDKLHKETEAFRNEKIKMMNENSLLLKEINDLKMDLNFLKSECHEAQLQNRKMKFLKKRSESKERKKEKKEKKEKKEKKENKDNNEEKNIDIK from the exons atgatgtatacttttgaaaaaaaagaagaagaaagatACCTGACTAAGGCCATCTATGCATATgggataaataaaaatatatataatcccttttatatattagatGACAATTCAATTTTTTACTGTGTAGGTACAAATGGGGTTTTACATTCcattatagaaaaaaaacaaaagttTTTATTAAGTCATGAAAGTAGTTATGGTATCATATGCTTAGGTATTAGTTTTGATAAGAAATTACTTGCTTTAGGAGAGAAATCTGTAAACAAGccatatatatctattttttctAATGGCACTCATAAATTGATAAAAAGACTAACTTTAGATATATCTGACAATGGAAGTagaataatgaatatatgtttttcttctaagaataaatatatttattgtataaCTAATGCAAATACTAAgagtttatttttatgttatgattggttaaaagaaaaattaatgtTCAGCAAAATATTCCCCTTTTCTCTTTTTAGTAACATATgtgaaatatgtataaatccACACAATTCTTCTTACATAGCTCTATTATCCATAGGTAtcttaaaaaatgtaatagaTATTGATCCTATAAATGATGAGGAGAAAACAGAGGAGTGTGTTTCTAtggataatgataaaaagaaaaaagaccgaaaaaaagaagatgtaaaaaataaagataattataatgttaattgtaacaataataataataatatagatatcAATTCTATTGACAATATGGATGATACGTCATCTAATAATGAAGttagaaatatatttctttatcacAATGTAGATAAAAATTTAGATGATATTGTGATAAAGAATAAGAAACTGGAAAAgattgataataattttacaaaTTGTTGTTGGTTAAATGATggtatattattacttattaataaaaataattatataattttttatgatgttaaaaaagagaaattgaaaatatataataaacatgtTAGTagtaaagaaataataaaggtTATAAGTATGACTAAAGGTTTTGCAGTAtttgataattattttatttatgtatatgaaaAATCTTCTGACTTAAGTATGtctttatgttatttattaaaatattatgtacgttttaattataatatattgtataatagTTATTGTTTATTTTCTCCTTGTGAAAagatgttatattttttggaaaaggatggaaatataaaaagatatgATGTGGCTAAAAGGAAAGTTGCGTttgtaaataatgaaaaagtaAATTATGAAAGtttaagaaataaaacaaatatgaaGGAAGATTTGAAAActacaaaaaaagaatttgatGACACAAAtttgataaataataataataataataataaaaataataattatgataagaTAAATTGTACTAGTTATATTCACAATAGTTGTAATGGGAGTTTCTCAGGAGATGAGAATGGAAAAGAAGAAGATCATTTCGATTTAGAAACagttgtatataatattggaTCTAGTAAAATTAATGATTTTGATGTTTGTTTAAAACAtccattaataatattatgttatgatgataatatgatAAGAATTCTTAATTATAGGAAAAAAGAAGTAGTATTAGaaaattcatttaataatgaaCCTTTACATTTATCCATTCATTGTTCTGGACATTTATTAATGGTAGCTTTTACAGATAAATTAAgaattttccatattttatataataaattgaaaataaaaaaagaattttttttaaaaaattgttCTTGTTGTAAATATTCAAATGGTGGGAATTTTATGGCAGTATCTAAAATAtctactatatatatatataaaacttatACATATGaacttttatatgtattaaaatctcatgttaattatatttctGATATAATTTGGAGTAGTAATGATTTCTCTATATTTTCTATAGGACAAGAtggatatttttttgaatattcattatataataatggaaataaaatgattgaggtattacaaaaagaaaaaaaatttttatgtattgaTCTAGAATTCTTAgatgatatgaataaaaaaaatgtaaatggaGAAGGTAATAATTTGGATAAAAAACAGAAAAAGTAtgataatgaatataaaagcttaaataatttaacttcaaatgaaattaaaaatatatatatatcatctgATGACAAAACAATTAAACAGTTTTGTAATTCAAAAATGGAATGTGTATTAGaatgtgaatatataataaataaaattttgttatataaaaataaatttcttATAGCTACATATCACAATGGATATTTTTCACGTATAAGATTTTATACATTACCTTTATCTGGAATATATTTAGAAATTCCAtgtcatatattaaattgtgttaatttaaaatttgatataaatatggaaTTACTTTTTAGTTGTTCAAAGGATGGttcaatatatatcttttcgATTGAAAAGGTAGAAAatgcttttatattttctcaaaatatgaaaaataatcatgtagatacaaataaaaatatatacccaaatggtaataaatataatttacatgATCAAAATGATACCATAAATTTGTatcaacataataataatgataataaaacaaatgagACACATGCGGAtgacatgaaaaaaaaaagggacatattaaataatgacGATATAGACAAAATTAATAagatagaaaataaaaaaaaaaatgttcatatgaataatggagaagataacaataataataatagagatgatgatttaaaaaatggtagtgaaaatatgaaaaataattataataatagtaataactctcatatatttaatagtCCTATTCAACATAATGATGGTGGTGGTCATCATGATCACTTAACCAGCCCAAAAGAACTTTGCTTGTCAGATTTAAACAAcgattcttttaaaaatgatgataataaaaatgttaatttatcaaaagaacaaatgaaattattacaaaataatattttgctATACGatttatcaaataaaattaattattcccttaatgaagaagaaaaggataatgaagaaatattaatcgattttttttatgtacaaaagaaaaacaaagaaTATTTAGaactagaaaaaaaaattaacaatcTCAAAAATCAAATGGATttagaaatgaaaaataaagaatctatttataaaaatgaattgaaaaaattaaaaaaagaaaaaaatttagaaattaaaaatttaatgaaaataaacaaaagtttagttaaagaaaaagaaaaaatggaaaatacATGCAAAGAGTCCTTATATGAATTAGAAGAGAAACATACATATTTTGTAAATCAATTGAATTCCCaattttatttaacaaataaaataagtgaagagaaatttttaaaagtaCAAGAAGAATTTAatctatataaaaaaaattctacCACAGAAATTTTGGAACTTAAAAATCAACatcaaatacaaataaaggAATTGCAAAGAGAAAAAGATGAACaagtacaaaaaaaagaagattatCTGCAAAATTGTATATTgaaatatgataatttacaaaaggaaaaagagcaatatattaaacaaatgGAAGAAGAAGTAgatgaagaaatattaatgataacaaaaaaatatgaaaatgaaaTTGACCAACtcaaaaaagataaatacgATTTGATGGGCAAgtttaaattatatgaacatatagaAAGTGAattaaaggaaaatatacaaGAGGAAAAGgacaaatttattaaaaataatattactgCTAAGCGATTACACGAG aaTATAGATAATTTAAAAGTGGACCTAAGCAACCTGAAAGATAATATCGccagaaaagaaaaagaaattgaaTCCAAAAATTCGGAAATTatgaatttaaataaaaagaacgAAGAATTAGAAAAGGTAAAAATTGTGCTGAcccaaaaaataaaaaatttagaaTCTAATTTATCTCCAAAAGAATCTGAGATAAAAGTAATGAGAGAAAAAATAGATGAAATGGCTAAATCTTTTGAAAATAATCATAAGAAAAGAGTTAACCTACAAATTGAAAtcaatgaatataaaatgaaaataaaatttttacatgatgatttattaaattataataaaactataatgaattatgaaaaaatactTAAAAATTTACAAGATCATATTAAAGAAtgttatttacatttacatgataaaaaaatatttaattcatcctttttaaatttatataataaatttcatAAAGTAAATGATGTTCAAAATTATGATGCCAAAAATGTCTTTTCTGAATATATAAGACAAAAAGAATATCTAGAAAATATGATTGAagttttaaaagataaattacATAAGGAGACAGAAGCTTttagaaatgaaaaaatcaaaatgatGAATGAAAATTCATTacttttaaaagaaataaatgatttaaaaatGGATTTAAATTTTCTTAAATCCGAATGTCATGAAGCTCAACTACAAAATAGGAAAatgaaatttttaaaaaaacgtagtgaaagtaaggagaggaaaaaggaaaaaaaagaaaaaaaagaaaaaaaagaaaaaaaagaaaacaaggATAATaacgaagaaaaaaatatagatataaaataa